One Bufo gargarizans isolate SCDJY-AF-19 chromosome 3, ASM1485885v1, whole genome shotgun sequence DNA segment encodes these proteins:
- the RPL11 gene encoding 60S ribosomal protein L11 yields MAEKSEKENPMRELRIRKLCLNICVGESGDRLTRAAKVLEQLTGQTPVFSKARYTVRSFGIRRNEKIAVHCTVRGAKAEEILEKGLKVREYELRKNNFSDTGNFGFGIQEHIDLGIKYDPSIGIYGLDFYVVLGRPGFSIADKKRKAGTIGAKHRIGKEEAMRWFQQKYDGIILPGK; encoded by the exons ATGGCC GAAAAATCCGAGAAGGAGAATCCTATGCGTGAGCTGAGGATCCGTAAACTGTGCCTCAATATCTGTGTTGGGGAGAGTGGTGACAGACTGACCCGAGCAGCTAAAGTGCTGGAACAGCTCACCGGGCAGACCCCTGTCTTTTCTAAGG CTCGCTACACCGTGAGATCTTTTGGAATCAGGAGAAATGAAAAGATCGCAGTTCACTGTACAGTTCGGGGAGCTAAAGCAGAAGAAATTCTTGAGAAAGGCCTTAAG GTCCGAGAATATGAACTGAGGAAGAACAACTTCTCTGACACAGGAAACTTTGGTTTTGGTATCCAGGAGCACATTGATCTGGGAATTAAATACGACCCAAGCATTGGCATCTATGGGCTGGATTTCTATGTG GTACTTGGGCGCCCCGGATTCAGTATTGCAGACAAAAAGCGCAAGGCTGGCACTATTGGTGCAAAGCACAGAATTGGTAAAGAGGAAGCGATGCGCTGGTTCCAACAGAAG TACGATGGAATCATCCTTCCTGGAAAATGA